In Scleropages formosus chromosome 18, fSclFor1.1, whole genome shotgun sequence, one DNA window encodes the following:
- the irx2a gene encoding iroquois-class homeodomain protein IRX-2a isoform X1 has product MSYPQGYLYQPPGSLALYSCPAYGASALAAPRSEELARSSSGSAFSPYPGSAAFTASAGGFSNPLSYPTDPATAFPSYMGSPYDPHSTGMAGALSYHPYGSPGYPYQLNDPAYRKNATRDATATLKAWLQEHRKNPYPTKGEKIMLAIITKMTLTQVSTWFANARRRLKKENKMTWAPRNKSEDEDEDEGDGERKEDRVEKNLDNSEASAEDEGISLHVDTLTDHSCSAESDVEKVSCRIGDIVCESGSDTKDKCEDDDDQDAENEERQRGLSPKPVTTSPLTGVEAPTLNHQDSSRSSSKASLDIRASSGPQNQTVKPKLWSLAEIATSDQKQHHVGQNCPPTLLASTSSTTSPANSVYSASSILGRPIYYTSPFYSNYTNYGNFNPLQGQGILRYGSANEGLAQTVLASGPPHRQATESPTKSNPSQPEHHFRPSNLEPKKDTLDVCTVGAQPYLSS; this is encoded by the exons ATGTCCTATCCTCAGGGTTACCTCTACCAGCCCCCGGGCTCTTTGGCTCTCTATTCTTGCCCTGCCTACGGGGCTTCGGCGCTGGCCGCCCCCAGGAGCGAGGAGCTGGCCAGGTCTTCGTCCGGATCAGCCTTCAGCCCGTACCCAGGATCGGCCGCTTTCACAGCCTCGGCCGGGGGCTTCTCGAACCCGCTGTCGTACCCCACGGACCCCGCCACGGCATTCCCGTCCTACATG GGTTCGCCCTACGACCCGCACTCAACGGGCATGGCGGGGGCGCTCAGTTACCACCCGTACGGAAGCCCTGGATACCCCTACCAGCTGAACGACCCGGCTTACCGCAAGAACGCCACCCGGGACGCGACGGCCACCCTGAAAGCCTGGCTCCAGGAGCACAGAAAGAACCCGTATCCCACCAAAGGAGAGAAGATCATGCTGGCGATCATCACCAAGATGACCCTCACGCAGGTGTCCACCTGGTTCGCGAACGCCAGGAGGAGGCTCAAGAAGGAGAACAAGATGACCTGGGCGCCTCGGAACAAAagcgaggacgaggacgaggacgaaGGGGAcggagagagaaaggaggacCGGGTGGAAAAGAACCTGGACAACAGCGAAGCGTCCGCTGAGGATGAAG gtataaGCTTGCACGTTGACACGCTCACAGACCATTCCTGCTCGGCGGAATCTGATGTGGAGAAGGTCAGCTGCAGGATTGGGGACATCGTTTGTGAATCTGGATCAGACACTAAGGACAAAtgtgaggatgatgatgatcaaGATGCGGAGAATGAGGAGCGCCAGCGGGGTCTGTCACCCAAGCCTGTGACGACATCGCCCCTGACAGGGGTGGAAGCCCCCACGTTAAACCACCAGGACTCATCCAGGAGCAGCAGCAAAGCAAGCCTTGACATTAGAGCTTCTTCAGGTCCACAGAATCAAACAGTCAAACCCAAGCTATGGTCCTTAGCAGAAATCGCCACCTCGGACCAGAAGCAGCACCATGTGGGACAAAACTGTCCTCCAACCCTGTTGGCATCAACATCATCCACCACATCCCCAGCCAACAGCGTCTACTCTGCCTCCTCCATTCTGGGACGCCCTATTTATTACACTTCACCCTTTTATAGCAATTACACCAATTATGGCAACTTCAACCCTTTGCAGGGCCAGGGAATCCTACGGTACGGCTCTGCAAACGAAGGGCTCGCTCAGACTGTGTTAGCCTCAGGCCCTCCACACAGACAGGCCACTGAGTCCCCAACAAAAAGTAACCCCAGCCAGCCTGAGCACCACTTCAGACCCTCTAACTTAGAACCCAAGAAAG ACACCCTTGACGTGTGCACGGTAGGAGCCCAACCATACCTATCAAGTTAA
- the irx2a gene encoding iroquois-class homeodomain protein IRX-2a isoform X2, which produces MSEALNYGSPYDPHSTGMAGALSYHPYGSPGYPYQLNDPAYRKNATRDATATLKAWLQEHRKNPYPTKGEKIMLAIITKMTLTQVSTWFANARRRLKKENKMTWAPRNKSEDEDEDEGDGERKEDRVEKNLDNSEASAEDEGISLHVDTLTDHSCSAESDVEKVSCRIGDIVCESGSDTKDKCEDDDDQDAENEERQRGLSPKPVTTSPLTGVEAPTLNHQDSSRSSSKASLDIRASSGPQNQTVKPKLWSLAEIATSDQKQHHVGQNCPPTLLASTSSTTSPANSVYSASSILGRPIYYTSPFYSNYTNYGNFNPLQGQGILRYGSANEGLAQTVLASGPPHRQATESPTKSNPSQPEHHFRPSNLEPKKDTLDVCTVGAQPYLSS; this is translated from the exons ATGAGTGAAGCGCTTAATTAC GGTTCGCCCTACGACCCGCACTCAACGGGCATGGCGGGGGCGCTCAGTTACCACCCGTACGGAAGCCCTGGATACCCCTACCAGCTGAACGACCCGGCTTACCGCAAGAACGCCACCCGGGACGCGACGGCCACCCTGAAAGCCTGGCTCCAGGAGCACAGAAAGAACCCGTATCCCACCAAAGGAGAGAAGATCATGCTGGCGATCATCACCAAGATGACCCTCACGCAGGTGTCCACCTGGTTCGCGAACGCCAGGAGGAGGCTCAAGAAGGAGAACAAGATGACCTGGGCGCCTCGGAACAAAagcgaggacgaggacgaggacgaaGGGGAcggagagagaaaggaggacCGGGTGGAAAAGAACCTGGACAACAGCGAAGCGTCCGCTGAGGATGAAG gtataaGCTTGCACGTTGACACGCTCACAGACCATTCCTGCTCGGCGGAATCTGATGTGGAGAAGGTCAGCTGCAGGATTGGGGACATCGTTTGTGAATCTGGATCAGACACTAAGGACAAAtgtgaggatgatgatgatcaaGATGCGGAGAATGAGGAGCGCCAGCGGGGTCTGTCACCCAAGCCTGTGACGACATCGCCCCTGACAGGGGTGGAAGCCCCCACGTTAAACCACCAGGACTCATCCAGGAGCAGCAGCAAAGCAAGCCTTGACATTAGAGCTTCTTCAGGTCCACAGAATCAAACAGTCAAACCCAAGCTATGGTCCTTAGCAGAAATCGCCACCTCGGACCAGAAGCAGCACCATGTGGGACAAAACTGTCCTCCAACCCTGTTGGCATCAACATCATCCACCACATCCCCAGCCAACAGCGTCTACTCTGCCTCCTCCATTCTGGGACGCCCTATTTATTACACTTCACCCTTTTATAGCAATTACACCAATTATGGCAACTTCAACCCTTTGCAGGGCCAGGGAATCCTACGGTACGGCTCTGCAAACGAAGGGCTCGCTCAGACTGTGTTAGCCTCAGGCCCTCCACACAGACAGGCCACTGAGTCCCCAACAAAAAGTAACCCCAGCCAGCCTGAGCACCACTTCAGACCCTCTAACTTAGAACCCAAGAAAG ACACCCTTGACGTGTGCACGGTAGGAGCCCAACCATACCTATCAAGTTAA